AATTACATCTCATCAAATATCCCAAGTTATCATTTTGTTGGAGTAGAGTCGGCTTGAGGTTTGTCAGTGCCATCTGCACTCTGTTTTTTCTCAGGCTTCTCAGTTTGACTGGGTTCAGCTTCTGTGGTACTGGGAGGCTTCTCAATTTgactggtttcagcttctgtAGTACTGGGAGGCTTCTCAATTTgactggtttcagcttctgtAGTGCTGGGAGGCCTCTCAGTTTGACTGGGTTCAGCCGACTGCTTGGCGGTTGGACTGTCAAGAGTCTCAGACTGTCCTGACACAACAGTCTCTGTATCAATCTTGGTTTTTATGTCGGGAACAGCTGCTGAGTCCTTTTCATCAGGGACTTCAGTTACTCCAGTCTCTACCTCCTCTGCAACCTCTGTTGTTTTGGCTGTAGCCTCCTTGGCAGCAACCTCAGTGGTCTCTGGCAGTTTCACATCTTCTGTAGCTACAGTGTCAGACTCCTTGGTTGGTAGGACTTCTGCTTCCTTGGAAACCTCTGCAGCGGTGACCTCAGCCTCCATGGAAGCAGTCTCTGTGGATAATGGCTCTTTGACAATCTCTGTAGCCAGAGTCTCCACGGTACAGTCTGCAGCCACAGTCTGAGCCTCTTTGGCTACCTCTGAAGGTACAGCTTCAGTTTCCAGTGCAAACTCTGGTTGGGTTGCTTTAGTCAGTACGCCTTCTGCTTCCTTGGAAACCTCTGCTGAGATAACCTCATCTTCCTTGGCAGCAGCCTCTGTAATTGAAGGGTCTTTCGCTGTTGCCAAAGTCTCAGCCTCTGCAGTAAACTCTGTAGCAGTATTCTGAGGCTCCTTGAGTTCTTCTGAGGCTGTGGATTCAGTTTCCACTGCAAACTCTGATGGGGTGACTTCTGCTTCCTTGGTAGTAGTCTCGGCAACCTCTGCAGCCATAATGTCAGACTCCTTCACCACCGCTGTCACTTCCACTTCAACCTCTTTAGtaatttgtgatgtttcagGCTCAGTTTCTACTGCAACCTCATTTGCGACCTTGCCAACCTCACTTTCCATCACTTCAACGTCCTTGATGACTGCTGCCTCCATCTCCTCTGCCATGGTTGCTACAGCATCAGTCACCTTGGCCACATCTGTTGCAATTACTTCAGCCTCTTTCACAATGTTTGCCACAGACTCAGTCACTTGAGCTACATTGTTTGCAATGTCCTCTGCCACTTTCATAGCATCAGTTGATTGCTCCTCAGCAGTCTTCGTAGCTTCAATTTCTACACCATCAACAGATGTGGCtgctgactcagactgctgaacaACAGTCTCCTGGGAGAGTCCAGCTACGGTAGCCTCTGGCTCCTGGGCTACCTCAGAGACAACAGTGTCTAATTCCTtctcctgagccacagcagaGACTGTCATTTCCAAGGGTGCCGCAATATCCTTTTCCTCCATGGCTACTTCTGTAGTCAGGGTCTCTTGCGCAGCAACATCAGTGCTTGATTCTTCTTTACTCACAGAAGCAGTTTCTTGGACAGTGGAAGCTGGTGTACCCTCAGCCTCTTTAACCTCAGTGACTATGTCCTTTATCTCAGGTACAACAGTGTCTGTAGCTGCAGCTGTACCTAAAACCTCCTCAGTCAGATCCTTAATGGCCTCAACCTCCTGCACCGACGGCACAGCAGTAGCTACCTCAACAACGGTTTCAGCAGTTGGCGCAGCAACAACTTCACTTTCTTTGACCAAAGTGGCTGCATCCTTGAGGATAACATCTGCCTCCACTTCAGAGGGTAAAGGGGCTGCTTCTGCCTGGGCAGCGCTGCTCACAACCTCAAGCAGTGGAAGGATTTGTTGTGCGGATGTATCTTCAGCTTGTGCAAGAGTTGCGGCTTCCTGGCCTGCGATTCTTGAAGCCATTTCCTTAGGGAGGAGAACACCGACCTTGCCAACCCCCTCACCTGCTTCCGTCAGCAGCCAGTCCATTTTCTGTGCATGCTGCTTGATGGCATCATCAACTCTTGAGTCAATCATCATCTCGGTCAAAACTCCATCTTCAGAAGAGTATGCTGCAGccttccaaaaaaaaacaacaacaacaaaggaaataaaagttTGGCTTTGGATTTGTTTCTAAGCTGATTCATATTTTGCATCAACAGGCTTTTCTTCTTACCTGCCAGGCCACACCAAGTTTGGAGATTTCACGACCAGACATGCCCTCTGCTCGCATTGCAATGTCTGAACACTTCTGGCCGTAGTCGAACTGAGCCAACTTCAACCTCCTGTTGAGGTAAAGAACAACAAATGAGCCTTGAGCTTCAACTTGTTCCTATCATTGATCTTACATACATTATTGGTTTCATCTAACCAATACACTCAGCTGCAACAGCTACCGCACTACTTCCTGAGAACTTAAACACCATTTTATGAAAAGCCATAAGTAAGACTCAGACAGCACTTTGGTTTCAGGACTGAATACATTATACACACCATTATGCAACTTGAGCTAGCGAGGCGACCTCTAGGGATCAACGCTTTCCTCTGTGGTAGTAAATCACCTCTGCTgtacagcagcagtaactgaAATACAGTAAGTGTACTCACTGTCTCCCTGTAGTGGCAGGACCCAGGACAAATTTGTCGAAATACAGGCGCaccaatctctctctctcctcctgctccggTAACGCAAAGTTCACAATCTCATCAATGCGGTCATTAATGGCCCAGTCGAACTGTTCTGGCTGGTTACTAGCAAGCACCAGCATGAACCTGAGAAGAGAAAATATGACTACTTAGACCGGGTCAGTGACCTTTTCAGTCATGACGGCGACCTTTTCATGTCCAGCCATGCACAGTTAATACTGTAAGATACTAACTTGTTGCTCTGCTCCCCAGTGCGGTAGAGGAAGGCATTGAGGGTGGCTCTGAGGTCCTCACTGATTTTCTCCTGCAATGCAAAAATCATGACTTGTGAATATTTGATTAAAACAGAGGGCATCATCATCATGCATATGACACTGCAGCTGAACTCACTGTGGCTCGCTTACGCAGGAATGCATCTGCTTCATCTACAAACAGCAAGAGGCTGCAGAGGATCAGAGAACATCAAAGAGAATGAGCTTAATAACCGCCATTTTCTTTAAGGCTTTTAATGAAATTAGCCAGTCAGATATCAGCAGATATATATGTAACAAATCTACCCTACTtgactttttacttttatacatTATTGTGCTGATTCATTCAGTGTTGATGGAACTAATTAAATGGCCTACCCTCGCCTGCTGGTGCTTGCCCAGTCAAACACCTTGTGCATGGCGGTAACTCCATCCCTCCCCATGGGAGCCACGTCCCCACCTGTCATGATGGCATAGTCCATCCCTGAATGGAGAGCCAGTTTCTGAAAGGCAATGGAAAGAGCTTTGTTCAAAAAGGGCCAGATGGGCAAAAAAGATGCTATGCAAAACCatcttaaaaatattaaaagtcaaAGATATGGAAAATATACTGCTATACAGCTGGAAAAGAATTGAAAATCATCACAAGCTTTTTGTAAAGATTTTAAAGATCTGTAAGGTTGTGTagtgaaatgtttcattatcaGTCATTGCTCTGGTATTTTCTGTGTTCAGCAATCATTGCTCATGCTAACAACCTGGTTCTTACAAACCAGTAAAATAAGATGATTTCAGTCATGTGGGAGGAGATTTTTGCCAGAAAATA
This window of the Thunnus albacares chromosome 5, fThuAlb1.1, whole genome shotgun sequence genome carries:
- the LOC122982939 gene encoding uncharacterized protein LOC122982939, coding for MSWLFGWGKGSGSPPVEDQTGAAPAEGSGGTPGGSGGDKPGDKWSNFDPTGLERAAKAAKELDKSRHAKDALALARMQEQTVQLEHQSKVKEYEAALEQLKGEQIRIQEEERRKTLGEETKQNQARAQYQDKLARQRYDDQLRQQQFLNEENLRKQEDSVIKQEAMRKATIEHEMELRHKNDLLRVEAEAKARAQVERENADLIREQIRLKAAEHRQTVLESIRTAGTVFGEGFRAFVSDWDKLTATVAGLTLLAAGVYSARNATAVAGRYIEARLGKPSLVRETSRITVAEAIKHPIKTTKRLRSRPQDALEGVVLSPALEERVRDIAIATRNTRQNKGLYRNILMYGPPGTGKTLFAKKLALHSGMDYAIMTGGDVAPMGRDGVTAMHKVFDWASTSRRGLLLFVDEADAFLRKRATEKISEDLRATLNAFLYRTGEQSNKFMLVLASNQPEQFDWAINDRIDEIVNFALPEQEERERLVRLYFDKFVLGPATTGRQRLKLAQFDYGQKCSDIAMRAEGMSGREISKLGVAWQAAAYSSEDGVLTEMMIDSRVDDAIKQHAQKMDWLLTEAGEGVGKVGVLLPKEMASRIAGQEAATLAQAEDTSAQQILPLLEVVSSAAQAEAAPLPSEVEADVILKDAATLVKESEVVAAPTAETVVEVATAVPSVQEVEAIKDLTEEVLGTAAATDTVVPEIKDIVTEVKEAEGTPASTVQETASVSKEESSTDVAAQETLTTEVAMEEKDIAAPLEMTVSAVAQEKELDTVVSEVAQEPEATVAGLSQETVVQQSESAATSVDGVEIEATKTAEEQSTDAMKVAEDIANNVAQVTESVANIVKEAEVIATDVAKVTDAVATMAEEMEAAVIKDVEVMESEVGKVANEVAVETEPETSQITKEVEVEVTAVVKESDIMAAEVAETTTKEAEVTPSEFAVETESTASEELKEPQNTATEFTAEAETLATAKDPSITEAAAKEDEVISAEVSKEAEGVLTKATQPEFALETEAVPSEVAKEAQTVAADCTVETLATEIVKEPLSTETASMEAEVTAAEVSKEAEVLPTKESDTVATEDVKLPETTEVAAKEATAKTTEVAEEVETGVTEVPDEKDSAAVPDIKTKIDTETVVSGQSETLDSPTAKQSAEPSQTERPPSTTEAETSQIEKPPSTTEAETSQIEKPPSTTEAEPSQTEKPEKKQSADGTDKPQADSTPTK